One window from the genome of Paenibacillus azoreducens encodes:
- a CDS encoding glutathionylspermidine synthase family protein yields the protein MTGSVFEVLEPGRHNRQDRVKELGEMGFTWANLEDEEYWLDQLVVMNRTTYEELEEASARLWRILDRTVRYVHGNRVLYELIGIPPILWDMLDICPLPDENVISRYARFDFAVAHDGSIKLYELNADTPTGYVEASIVTPWMCREAGIDSPNVRMKDLVAAAWGVERPDTAACVAYGEHLEDSGTIDALVRHSGLDIRCVDCLELSIDEGIVKDGSGREIKRMFALYPKEWMAVDDGGDALSFSIETGKLTLFNSPHSILLQSKGLIAAVWGLFELGLLYTEEERQTIEKYILPTYNKPVFSGNYVSKSMFGREGGSVQMFGSDGELEIKDEDGFDTSGMFPSVYQMRANLPEIATAAGSRRLLTGMFVINGEPCGLLGRAGGLITGNTSQFIAIGVR from the coding sequence ATGACAGGCAGCGTATTCGAAGTGCTTGAGCCGGGACGGCATAACCGGCAGGACCGCGTAAAAGAGCTTGGCGAGATGGGATTTACCTGGGCCAATCTTGAGGATGAAGAGTACTGGCTGGATCAATTGGTTGTCATGAACAGAACTACGTATGAGGAACTTGAAGAGGCGTCCGCCCGGCTGTGGCGCATTCTGGATCGGACGGTACGTTATGTGCACGGCAACCGGGTATTGTATGAACTTATCGGGATTCCGCCGATTTTATGGGATATGCTTGATATTTGCCCGCTACCTGACGAGAATGTGATCAGCCGGTATGCGCGGTTTGATTTTGCCGTCGCGCATGACGGAAGCATCAAGCTGTATGAATTAAACGCGGATACGCCGACGGGTTACGTCGAAGCCTCAATCGTCACGCCTTGGATGTGCCGGGAGGCCGGCATCGATTCACCCAATGTGCGGATGAAAGACCTTGTCGCGGCAGCTTGGGGCGTGGAGCGTCCGGATACGGCGGCCTGTGTCGCATATGGCGAACATCTGGAGGATTCGGGGACCATCGATGCGCTTGTCCGGCATAGCGGCCTGGATATCCGGTGCGTGGATTGTCTGGAGCTTTCGATCGACGAGGGAATCGTCAAGGACGGCAGCGGACGCGAGATCAAGCGTATGTTTGCTCTTTACCCCAAGGAATGGATGGCGGTTGACGACGGGGGAGATGCGCTTAGCTTTTCGATCGAAACCGGCAAGCTTACGTTATTTAATTCACCGCACAGCATCCTTTTGCAGTCCAAAGGATTGATTGCCGCCGTTTGGGGGCTGTTCGAGCTAGGGCTGTTATACACCGAAGAAGAACGCCAGACGATTGAAAAATACATTTTGCCGACCTATAACAAACCGGTTTTCTCGGGGAATTATGTTTCCAAATCCATGTTCGGACGCGAAGGCGGATCCGTGCAAATGTTCGGCAGCGACGGGGAGTTGGAAATCAAAGACGAGGACGGTTTTGACACCAGCGGGATGTTCCCGTCGGTGTATCAAATGAGGGCCAATCTGCCGGAAATCGCCACAGCTGCGGGCAGCCGCCGCCTGTTGACGGGGATGTTCGTGATTAACGGGGAGCCCTGCGGGCTGCTGGGCAGAGCCGGCGGTCTGATTACAGGCAATACGAGTCAGTTTATAGCGATCGGAGTGAGATAG
- a CDS encoding DUF350 domain-containing protein: protein MTVVLNLVVSVAVIIVLQLLGMVIFSWMTPFKDMEELKKGNVAVGLALGGRFLATAIILGVAAFTNTSIWFLALWFAVGYVCLILAYWIFDLATPSFKISECLQQGNVAVATLLCMVFIGTAFAVSSLIV, encoded by the coding sequence TTGACCGTCGTTTTAAATCTGGTCGTGAGCGTGGCTGTGATCATCGTGCTTCAGCTTTTGGGGATGGTGATTTTCAGCTGGATGACGCCATTTAAAGATATGGAGGAATTAAAAAAAGGAAATGTGGCGGTAGGACTCGCTCTGGGCGGCAGATTTCTGGCTACGGCCATCATCCTTGGCGTTGCGGCGTTTACCAATACATCCATTTGGTTTTTGGCGTTGTGGTTTGCCGTTGGTTATGTCTGCCTGATCTTGGCATATTGGATTTTCGATCTGGCGACGCCAAGCTTTAAAATCTCCGAATGCCTGCAGCAGGGCAATGTGGCGGTAGCGACGCTGCTGTGCATGGTGTTTATCGGCACGGCGTTTGCGGTGAGCAGTTTGATTGTGTAG
- a CDS encoding NUDIX domain-containing protein, whose amino-acid sequence MNQSIYENWNGHRIKLTWIPGEEKPGPALVTSVHGICLHQGLVLAVHVQGRGYNLPGGHVEPGETPEEAFHREVLEEGSVKGKIEYLGKMEVSHEENALFDPNGKYPMVGYQLFYRMDVTERLPFNREHESLSRIWIEPEELGYVVNEHELIGLVLKKALQRDVNQSHFRKR is encoded by the coding sequence ATGAATCAATCCATATACGAAAACTGGAATGGCCATCGGATCAAGCTGACCTGGATACCAGGGGAGGAGAAGCCTGGCCCTGCGCTGGTAACAAGTGTACACGGGATTTGCCTGCATCAGGGTCTTGTGCTCGCCGTACATGTACAGGGCCGAGGGTACAACCTGCCGGGAGGCCATGTGGAGCCGGGGGAGACACCGGAGGAGGCTTTTCACCGGGAAGTATTGGAAGAGGGCAGCGTTAAGGGAAAGATCGAATATCTCGGAAAAATGGAAGTCAGTCATGAAGAGAATGCGCTGTTTGACCCGAATGGAAAATATCCGATGGTCGGCTATCAGTTGTTTTACCGGATGGATGTGACCGAGCGTTTGCCTTTCAACCGTGAGCATGAGAGTTTGTCGCGGATTTGGATCGAGCCGGAGGAACTTGGTTATGTCGTAAATGAGCACGAATTGATCGGCTTGGTGCTTAAGAAAGCACTGCAACGGGATGTGAATCAGTCGCATTTCCGGAAACGGTAG
- a CDS encoding GNAT family N-acetyltransferase, translated as MIRYQDHMQNITEASFAEGFFDGWPNPPSNAVFMRILQNAAHIMLAIDDHTGEVVGFITALSDGVLTAYIPLLEVVPAYQKQGIGKELTRQMLDKLKDIYMVDLLCDPDLQEFYEGLGMRRAQGMLIRNYEFQSGKIEK; from the coding sequence ATGATTCGATATCAGGACCATATGCAAAATATTACCGAAGCATCCTTTGCGGAAGGTTTTTTCGACGGATGGCCCAATCCGCCTTCGAATGCCGTTTTCATGCGAATTCTTCAAAATGCTGCGCATATCATGCTCGCCATCGATGACCATACCGGTGAGGTTGTCGGTTTTATTACAGCGTTATCCGATGGGGTGCTAACCGCCTATATTCCTTTGCTGGAGGTCGTTCCAGCCTATCAGAAACAGGGAATCGGAAAAGAACTGACCCGGCAGATGCTCGACAAGCTGAAAGATATCTACATGGTTGACTTGCTGTGCGATCCGGATCTTCAGGAATTCTATGAGGGGCTTGGGATGAGAAGAGCACAGGGGATGCTGATTCGAAACTATGAATTCCAGTCAGGCAAAATAGAGAAATGA
- a CDS encoding DUF4440 domain-containing protein, giving the protein MLEEAIVAVEEYRRVINEGNVEEVNTWISNEFIGYFGYYPDRDYEIYRSEYYKTDNIETFAAYEGKQPHWEYKDLARNMRTDNELIISAIVDFSLHGKKVASVLAMEVYRKEKGAWKLYRQHMEKYAEV; this is encoded by the coding sequence ATGTTGGAAGAAGCGATTGTCGCCGTTGAAGAATACCGCAGAGTGATTAATGAAGGTAATGTAGAGGAGGTAAACACCTGGATTTCAAATGAATTTATCGGTTATTTCGGTTATTACCCGGACAGGGATTACGAGATTTACCGGTCCGAGTATTATAAAACGGATAATATTGAAACGTTCGCCGCATATGAGGGGAAGCAGCCTCATTGGGAGTATAAAGACCTTGCCCGGAATATGCGTACAGACAACGAGCTGATCATCTCGGCGATCGTGGATTTCAGCCTTCATGGCAAAAAGGTCGCCAGCGTGCTGGCTATGGAAGTATACCGCAAGGAAAAAGGAGCGTGGAAGCTGTACAGGCAGCATATGGAGAAATATGCGGAAGTCTAA
- a CDS encoding amidase family protein: MEHITKIEDWMIEVDIPRMQAAMESGETSSEEIVRAYLKRIDRYDGKLRSVIEINPEALEIAQALDKERREKGSRGPLHGIPLLLKDNIDTHDALHTSAGTLALAGNVAAQDSFVAAQLRKAGAVFLGKANMTEWANFMASEMWAGYTTRRGLCLNPYGPGELFVGGSSSGSGAAVAANLAAAAVGTETSGSIISPASQNMVVGIKPTVGLVSRSGIIPITHTQDTAGPMARTVTDAAILLGGMTGLDERDEATQSSKGHFLTDYTPFLDASFLKQARIGIPRFYFRDLDPDRLGILEAAIEALRSEGVTIVDPVELPCQETQWSWHVLHYEFKKGVNDYLAPLPDNIPVHSLSEVIAYNKEHAEQCLKYGQNVLEASEATSGTLTEPEYQAALRLNEEMSRSKGIDYALETYNLDALLFLGCDEGDDIAARAGYPAITVPGGWAQEGIIAPGGYITKGPVGITFIGTAYSEPTLIKIAYGYEQATKHRVPPEMEKLVEA; this comes from the coding sequence ATGGAACATATAACGAAAATAGAAGATTGGATGATTGAAGTTGACATCCCGCGGATGCAGGCCGCCATGGAATCCGGAGAGACAAGCTCCGAGGAAATCGTACGAGCTTACTTGAAGCGGATCGACCGGTATGACGGCAAGCTGAGATCGGTGATCGAAATCAATCCGGAGGCATTAGAGATCGCACAGGCGCTGGATAAGGAGCGGCGTGAAAAAGGAAGCCGCGGGCCGCTGCACGGCATTCCCCTGCTTCTGAAGGACAATATTGATACTCATGATGCGCTGCATACGAGCGCCGGTACGCTTGCCTTGGCAGGGAATGTGGCGGCGCAGGATTCGTTTGTGGCGGCACAGCTTCGCAAGGCCGGGGCGGTTTTTCTCGGGAAGGCGAACATGACCGAATGGGCCAACTTCATGGCCAGCGAGATGTGGGCAGGATATACCACCCGCCGTGGACTTTGCCTGAATCCGTACGGCCCCGGCGAGCTGTTCGTCGGCGGCTCCAGTTCGGGCTCTGGCGCTGCCGTGGCGGCGAACCTGGCAGCTGCTGCAGTGGGGACGGAAACATCCGGTTCGATCATCAGCCCGGCGAGCCAGAACATGGTGGTCGGCATCAAACCGACAGTTGGGCTTGTCAGCCGCTCGGGCATTATTCCGATTACGCACACCCAGGATACGGCCGGCCCGATGGCCAGAACCGTCACCGATGCGGCCATTTTGCTGGGGGGAATGACCGGCCTGGACGAACGGGATGAGGCAACCCAATCGAGCAAAGGGCATTTCTTAACGGATTATACGCCTTTTCTGGATGCCTCGTTTCTGAAGCAGGCGCGGATTGGCATTCCGCGGTTTTATTTCAGGGATCTTGATCCCGACAGATTGGGGATTCTCGAAGCCGCCATTGAAGCGCTCCGCAGCGAAGGGGTAACCATCGTCGACCCGGTGGAGCTGCCCTGCCAGGAGACTCAGTGGAGCTGGCATGTCCTCCATTACGAATTCAAAAAAGGGGTCAACGATTATTTGGCTCCGTTGCCGGATAACATTCCTGTTCATTCATTGTCTGAGGTTATCGCTTATAACAAGGAACATGCCGAGCAGTGCCTGAAATACGGGCAAAATGTGCTCGAGGCTTCCGAGGCGACCAGCGGAACGCTGACGGAACCGGAATATCAGGCTGCGCTCCGCCTGAATGAAGAAATGTCGCGGTCCAAAGGCATTGATTATGCGCTTGAAACTTATAACCTGGATGCGCTGCTGTTTCTGGGCTGCGACGAGGGAGACGATATCGCGGCCAGAGCGGGATATCCGGCGATTACAGTGCCGGGCGGTTGGGCACAAGAGGGAATCATCGCTCCTGGCGGTTATATCACGAAAGGCCCGGTGGGAATTACCTTTATCGGGACTGCATACAGCGAGCCGACGCTGATCAAGATCGCGTACGGCTATGAGCAGGCGACGAAGCATAGGGTGCCGCCGGAGATGGAGAAACTTGTTGAGGCATAA
- a CDS encoding RNA polymerase sigma factor, giving the protein MNDAELSQIIAEVLDGNTAKFEKIMEKYQKPIFLYCYHMLGNYTEAEDNAQEVFLKTFRNLRKYQSEVPFGAWLYKIAYHQCIDIIRKRKLVKYLPFFYRDDKENKDVDLQIEANYFDESVHQAMAKLTAEERNLLILRCVEDKSYREIGLILGKSSASLRKKYERTAAKFRKYYAQAKEVGVYEYGQGSGFEKTV; this is encoded by the coding sequence TTGAATGACGCGGAGTTAAGTCAGATCATCGCAGAGGTGCTGGATGGGAACACGGCAAAATTTGAGAAGATTATGGAGAAATACCAAAAACCGATTTTTCTCTATTGCTATCACATGCTGGGTAATTACACCGAAGCCGAGGATAACGCGCAGGAAGTATTTTTGAAGACATTCCGCAATTTGCGGAAATATCAGAGTGAGGTCCCTTTTGGAGCCTGGTTGTACAAGATTGCTTATCATCAATGCATCGATATCATCCGCAAGCGGAAGCTGGTGAAATATTTGCCTTTCTTTTACCGGGACGATAAGGAAAATAAAGATGTCGACTTGCAGATTGAAGCCAACTATTTTGATGAATCCGTGCATCAGGCCATGGCAAAATTAACGGCGGAAGAGCGGAACTTATTAATTTTACGCTGTGTCGAGGATAAGAGCTACCGGGAGATTGGTTTGATTTTGGGCAAAAGCAGCGCAAGCCTGCGCAAAAAATACGAACGTACGGCTGCAAAATTCCGAAAGTATTATGCTCAGGCGAAGGAGGTGGGAGTGTATGAATATGGACAAGGATCGGGATTTGAAAAAACTGTTTAA
- a CDS encoding DUF4367 domain-containing protein has translation MNMDKDRDLKKLFNDPRIPDADLTGKVMRILHTEPKKKERFFVKYKVALTAVVGMMLMASTGYAAVQYNSLSNKDGEVVYETKSAKEMGTESNEDRKHGEEFYALKEKVLKSGEAGLFYLVANNPNHKTDLGTKMMPFQNLTQLRDKITDKSVKIPDSVNGNYTFKQADVMFRNAQEVNPPSPEEKKALAEKLRKQAEESKQGYAMMPVEMTNQFFILHATYQNGEDEIGVTVTNVSGKDKNAGLYIDEEVEFKQEKVQVKGVEMLYTDWGRSKTHDLRWVYQSPDKKVKYVYDISGDIDKVSKEALMKIAESYLE, from the coding sequence ATGAATATGGACAAGGATCGGGATTTGAAAAAACTGTTTAATGACCCGCGCATTCCCGACGCCGACTTGACAGGAAAGGTCATGAGGATTTTGCATACCGAACCTAAAAAAAAGGAGAGATTTTTTGTGAAATATAAAGTTGCTTTGACTGCGGTTGTAGGGATGATGTTAATGGCCTCCACGGGTTACGCGGCCGTTCAGTATAATTCATTGTCGAATAAGGATGGCGAGGTCGTATATGAGACGAAATCGGCGAAAGAGATGGGAACAGAATCGAATGAGGACAGGAAGCATGGCGAAGAATTTTATGCTCTTAAGGAAAAGGTGCTAAAGAGCGGTGAAGCTGGACTGTTCTATCTGGTTGCCAATAACCCGAATCATAAAACAGATCTTGGGACGAAGATGATGCCATTCCAAAATCTCACTCAATTGCGCGATAAGATTACGGATAAATCCGTTAAGATTCCAGACAGTGTCAATGGAAATTATACATTCAAACAAGCGGATGTGATGTTTAGAAATGCTCAGGAAGTAAATCCACCTTCACCGGAAGAAAAAAAGGCGCTTGCGGAAAAACTGAGAAAGCAGGCGGAAGAATCCAAGCAGGGATATGCCATGATGCCGGTTGAAATGACAAATCAGTTTTTCATTCTCCATGCTACGTATCAAAATGGAGAGGATGAAATCGGGGTTACTGTCACTAATGTGAGTGGAAAGGACAAGAACGCTGGATTGTATATTGACGAGGAAGTTGAGTTTAAGCAGGAGAAGGTTCAAGTGAAGGGAGTAGAAATGCTGTATACAGATTGGGGTCGTTCAAAGACGCATGATCTGAGATGGGTATACCAGAGCCCAGACAAAAAGGTGAAATACGTCTATGATATAAGTGGGGACATAGATAAAGTAAGTAAAGAAGCCTTGATGAAAATTGCTGAAAGCTATTTGGAATAA
- a CDS encoding DUF4367 domain-containing protein produces MKTFRNLRKYQGEVPFGAWLYKIAYHQCIDMIRKRKLVKYLPFFYRDDKENKDVDLQIEAGYFDDLRIPDADLTGKVMQILHTEQKTKERFFMKYKVALTAVVGMMLMGSTSYADVQYHSLKNKDGEVVYEVKSTKTQKSGKTESKDEIARFNAFFELKEKVLKNGEAGLFYMVANNPNHQTDLGTKLTSFQNLSQLRDKITDKSVKIADSVNGNYKFKQAQVLFKNAQEVNPPSPEEKKAMTEKLRKQAEKSKKGYAMMPVEMTDQYSNIWATYQNGENTIEVTITNLIEKKNAISLIDEKVEFKQEKVQVKGVEMLYTDWGPSKTHDLTWVYESPDKKKRYVYNVQGNMDKTSKENLMKIAESYLEFINSK; encoded by the coding sequence TTGAAGACATTCCGCAATTTGCGGAAATATCAGGGTGAGGTCCCTTTTGGCGCCTGGTTGTACAAGATTGCTTATCATCAATGCATTGATATGATCCGCAAGCGGAAGCTGGTGAAATATTTGCCTTTCTTTTACCGGGACGATAAAGAAAATAAAGATGTCGACTTGCAGATTGAAGCGGGCTATTTTGATGACCTGCGCATTCCCGATGCCGACTTGACAGGAAAGGTTATGCAAATATTGCATACTGAACAAAAAACAAAGGAGAGATTTTTCATGAAATATAAAGTTGCTTTGACTGCGGTTGTAGGGATGATGTTGATGGGCTCCACGAGTTACGCAGACGTGCAGTATCATTCTTTGAAGAACAAGGATGGCGAAGTCGTATATGAGGTGAAATCGACGAAGACGCAAAAGTCCGGAAAAACAGAATCGAAAGATGAAATAGCGCGTTTCAATGCATTTTTTGAACTTAAGGAGAAGGTGCTAAAGAACGGGGAAGCTGGGCTGTTCTATATGGTTGCCAATAACCCGAATCATCAAACAGATCTTGGAACGAAGTTGACTTCATTCCAAAATCTCTCTCAATTGCGCGATAAGATTACGGATAAATCCGTTAAGATTGCAGACAGTGTTAATGGTAATTATAAATTCAAACAAGCGCAAGTGCTCTTTAAAAATGCTCAGGAAGTAAATCCGCCTTCTCCGGAAGAAAAAAAGGCGATGACGGAAAAGCTGAGAAAGCAGGCAGAAAAGTCCAAAAAGGGATATGCCATGATGCCGGTTGAAATGACAGACCAGTATTCCAACATCTGGGCCACGTATCAAAATGGAGAGAATACAATCGAGGTTACGATCACTAATCTGATCGAGAAAAAGAATGCAATAAGTCTTATTGACGAGAAAGTTGAATTTAAGCAGGAGAAAGTTCAAGTGAAGGGAGTAGAAATGCTGTATACAGATTGGGGGCCTTCAAAGACGCATGATCTGACATGGGTATACGAGAGCCCGGACAAAAAGAAAAGATACGTCTATAATGTCCAGGGAAACATGGATAAAACCAGCAAAGAAAACTTGATGAAAATTGCTGAAAGCTATTTGGAATTTATAAATAGTAAATAA
- a CDS encoding L-lactate dehydrogenase, with amino-acid sequence MKRKRRRVAIVGSGMVGSSCAYSMINQSICDEIMMIDRTYDRALAQALDLSHCIDFTHTRTSIYAGTYADCADVDVVIITAGANPKPGQNRMDVLEQAAEITRQIVVPIVESGFQGIFITAANPVDIVTYMIWKLTGFPRHRVIGSGTSIDTSRLKTLLSDVFSVDPRSVSGYALGEHGESQFVAWSHVTIGGKPILDILAQHPERFKHLDLDDIARKTKDAGWEIFTRKGSTHFGIGSAIAHITRAVLNDEHKIIAVSAILDGEYGQRDVCAGVPAIIGSEGIQELLELRLNEEETKLFNDSCDLIRRNMAGLVLEPIQS; translated from the coding sequence ATGAAACGCAAAAGAAGAAGAGTCGCCATCGTAGGCTCCGGCATGGTCGGATCCAGCTGCGCCTACTCCATGATCAACCAATCGATCTGCGACGAAATCATGATGATTGACCGCACATATGACCGGGCACTGGCACAGGCGCTGGACCTGTCGCACTGCATTGATTTCACCCATACGCGGACAAGCATTTATGCAGGCACCTATGCCGATTGCGCCGACGTGGACGTCGTTATCATTACAGCCGGAGCGAATCCGAAGCCGGGGCAAAACCGGATGGACGTACTCGAGCAAGCCGCGGAAATTACCCGCCAAATTGTCGTGCCGATCGTGGAAAGCGGATTTCAAGGCATTTTTATTACGGCCGCGAATCCGGTGGATATCGTGACGTATATGATCTGGAAGCTGACCGGCTTTCCGCGCCACCGCGTCATCGGTTCGGGGACTTCTATCGATACATCGCGGCTGAAAACGCTGCTGTCGGATGTCTTTTCCGTCGATCCGCGCAGCGTAAGCGGTTATGCGTTAGGAGAGCACGGCGAATCGCAATTTGTGGCCTGGTCGCATGTGACGATCGGCGGCAAACCTATCCTCGATATTTTGGCGCAGCATCCTGAGCGCTTCAAACATCTGGATTTGGACGATATCGCCCGCAAAACCAAAGACGCCGGCTGGGAAATTTTCACCCGCAAAGGCTCCACCCACTTCGGAATCGGCAGCGCAATCGCCCATATTACCCGCGCCGTCCTCAATGACGAGCATAAAATCATTGCCGTATCGGCGATCCTGGATGGGGAATACGGTCAGCGCGACGTATGCGCAGGCGTACCGGCGATCATCGGCAGCGAAGGCATTCAGGAGCTGCTGGAGCTGAGGCTGAATGAGGAAGAAACCAAGCTGTTTAACGATTCTTGCGACTTGATCCGCCGCAATATGGCCGGTCTTGTTCTTGAACCGATTCAATCATAA
- a CDS encoding ferredoxin: MKTYTCVDKDTCIACGACIVVAPDIFDCDDEGLAENILPGDQNLGIVEVPEELLDSLDEAEDGCPTSSIRVSASPFQDPKSEK; encoded by the coding sequence GTGAAAACTTATACTTGCGTGGACAAGGACACCTGCATCGCCTGCGGCGCTTGCATCGTTGTTGCTCCGGATATTTTTGATTGCGATGATGAAGGGCTGGCTGAAAATATTCTGCCTGGAGACCAGAATCTCGGCATTGTAGAGGTCCCTGAAGAATTATTGGACAGTCTGGATGAGGCGGAAGATGGATGCCCAACATCATCGATTCGAGTATCCGCAAGTCCGTTTCAAGATCCGAAATCCGAAAAATAA
- a CDS encoding NAD(P)/FAD-dependent oxidoreductase gives MSKHIVILGAGYGGLLSALTLRKYMDKEQARVTVVNQFSTHQIITELHRLAAGSVAEKAVTMPLGKLFKGKDIDLKIAKVESFSVEDKEVKLSDGSKLTYDALVVGLGSITAYFGIPGLDKYSMVLKSADDAKRIHSHIEERIKAYAQTKDEADATILIGGGGLTGVELVGEIADVLPNLTKKYGVNPAEIKLLLVEAGPKILPVLPDHLIERATTSLENRGVKFLTGLPVTNVENNVVELKDGQKIVTNTFVWTGGVQGNPLVGESGLEVNRGRATVNEFLQSTSHQDVFVAGDSAVVFDPTGRPYPPTAQIAWQMGELIGYNLYAYLNDKAFETFAPVNSGTLASLGRKDAVATIGENNISLKGMPASLMKEASNIRYLSHIKALFALAY, from the coding sequence ATGTCAAAACATATTGTCATTTTGGGTGCAGGATATGGTGGACTTCTTTCTGCACTGACGCTGCGCAAGTATATGGACAAAGAACAAGCGCGCGTCACTGTGGTGAACCAATTTTCGACCCATCAAATCATCACTGAGCTTCACCGTCTGGCTGCAGGCAGCGTGGCTGAAAAAGCAGTTACGATGCCTCTCGGCAAACTCTTCAAAGGCAAAGATATCGATCTGAAAATCGCAAAGGTTGAATCTTTCTCCGTAGAAGATAAAGAAGTAAAACTTTCCGACGGCTCCAAGCTGACTTACGACGCACTTGTAGTCGGCCTTGGCAGCATCACCGCTTACTTCGGCATTCCTGGGCTGGACAAATACAGCATGGTGCTGAAGTCCGCCGATGACGCGAAACGGATTCATTCCCATATCGAAGAACGCATCAAAGCTTATGCGCAAACAAAAGACGAAGCTGACGCAACGATCCTGATCGGCGGCGGCGGCTTGACCGGCGTTGAGCTTGTCGGCGAAATCGCTGACGTTCTGCCGAACCTGACCAAAAAATACGGCGTTAACCCTGCCGAAATCAAATTGCTTCTGGTAGAAGCCGGTCCGAAAATCCTGCCGGTACTGCCTGACCATCTGATCGAGCGCGCCACGACAAGTCTTGAGAACCGCGGCGTCAAGTTCCTGACCGGACTTCCTGTCACGAACGTGGAAAACAATGTCGTAGAACTGAAAGACGGCCAAAAAATCGTGACGAACACGTTTGTATGGACCGGCGGCGTGCAAGGCAACCCGCTTGTTGGCGAATCCGGTCTGGAAGTGAACCGCGGACGCGCAACCGTTAACGAATTCCTGCAATCCACTTCCCATCAAGATGTATTCGTTGCCGGCGACAGCGCCGTTGTCTTTGATCCAACCGGTCGTCCTTACCCTCCAACGGCTCAAATCGCTTGGCAAATGGGCGAGCTGATCGGCTACAACCTTTACGCTTACCTCAATGACAAGGCTTTTGAAACCTTCGCTCCGGTGAACTCCGGTACGCTGGCAAGCCTTGGCCGCAAAGATGCCGTAGCTACCATTGGCGAAAACAACATTTCGCTGAAAGGCATGCCTGCATCCCTGATGAAGGAAGCAAGTAACATCCGTTACCTTTCCCACATCAAGGCGCTGTTCGCTTTGGCATATTAA
- a CDS encoding DUF1641 domain-containing protein has translation MSETITDVKTEQANVPVSQDQKDLLDQLLKPEVQESLTTLVDNLPKLTELVNVLTKSYDFAQAALTDKTLKSDTVGAISEIASPVIKSAKHLAANVIEAKDRADESQEVIGVFGLLKLLKDPQAQKMFRFLNAFLQVSAERAKEQK, from the coding sequence ATGTCAGAAACAATTACTGATGTAAAGACTGAACAAGCAAACGTGCCTGTCAGTCAAGATCAAAAAGATTTGCTGGACCAGCTGCTCAAGCCCGAGGTTCAGGAATCCTTGACGACTCTGGTCGACAATCTTCCAAAGCTGACTGAGCTTGTGAATGTATTGACAAAGTCTTATGATTTCGCCCAAGCCGCTCTAACGGACAAAACACTGAAAAGCGATACGGTCGGAGCTATCTCGGAAATCGCTTCTCCAGTCATCAAATCCGCGAAACATCTTGCAGCCAACGTTATTGAAGCTAAAGACCGCGCCGACGAGAGCCAAGAAGTCATCGGTGTTTTTGGCCTGCTCAAATTGCTGAAAGATCCGCAAGCGCAAAAAATGTTCCGCTTCTTGAATGCATTTCTCCAGGTTTCTGCCGAACGCGCTAAAGAACAAAAATAA
- a CDS encoding CcdC family protein: MAHISPSFLQIGSTVGALVMALAVIFVRLKASNKPVTIKKILIPPMGMATGFLMFVAPAVRVPILWALIAFLVGWFLFSYPLIRSTKFEVSEGHIFAKRSKSFVVILFVLLIVRTVLHQVIDEYVSIPQSGALFFLLAFGMIVRWRIFMLKQYRTIEASGALNSDPITPQTPNQP; encoded by the coding sequence TTGGCTCATATTAGTCCCTCATTCCTTCAAATTGGATCCACCGTGGGGGCACTGGTTATGGCGCTTGCGGTCATCTTTGTACGTTTGAAGGCCAGCAACAAACCGGTTACCATTAAAAAAATACTGATCCCGCCGATGGGCATGGCCACAGGCTTTCTGATGTTCGTGGCGCCCGCTGTACGCGTCCCCATTCTTTGGGCTTTGATCGCCTTCCTTGTCGGCTGGTTCTTGTTTTCATATCCGCTGATCCGAAGCACCAAATTCGAGGTGAGCGAAGGCCACATATTTGCCAAACGCTCCAAGAGCTTCGTCGTTATTTTGTTTGTGCTTCTGATCGTTCGCACGGTGCTCCACCAAGTGATTGATGAATATGTTTCGATTCCGCAATCCGGCGCGCTTTTCTTCCTGCTGGCATTCGGCATGATCGTCCGCTGGAGAATTTTTATGCTGAAGCAGTATCGGACCATTGAAGCTTCCGGCGCACTGAATTCGGACCCGATCACGCCGCAGACGCCGAACCAACCTTAA